The Pseudomonas cucumis sequence GCCTGTCGCTGGCGATCCGGTCGATGAAACCTAGCAGGTCCTGATCGATCTTGAAGCGTTGGATGCTGTCGGCCAGCAGTGGCGGCAGGGGTTCCTGGTTTACGTGCATTTTGCGTAACGCGTCTTGCGGATAACCGCTGACCTTGAGTATTTGCTCGCGCCGGGCGGGGGAAAATGATTCGACGCTATGGCCGATGCGTTGTAATGCGGTGGCGGTGTCCCATTCCAGCGGTTGTTCGAGTTCGGTGTAAAACGCACCTTCGCCGTTATGGCGCACGATCGGCTGGTAAGCATCGGGCCGCGTCGGGTGTTCGATGCGGAACTTGCCGGGGTGCTCATGCTGGCTGATGGCGTAATGGGTCTGATCGATGGTCACCAGCCGCTTGCCCTGGTGCCAGTGCACGCCCTGGTGGTCTGGCGTGGATCCTTTGGGGGGCACGGCTTGACGTGCATAGACTTTCAGATCCGGTTTCCAGTAAAGGGTTTTGCCGTTGCGCAGTTTGACGGCCTGGAACCGATCAATGAATGACACAACGCTTGCTGGCAAAACCTTCGGCAGTTCTGTCATGGCAATCCTTGCGCCGAGCCCGAAGGCCCCCAGCTGGATCAATGATTCCAATGCTGTGAAAAAGTGTTCGGCGGCTTCGGTGGTCAAACCTTCGGACCAATCGACAATCCATTCGAAGGCCTCGTCGAGAAACTGATAGGCCATATAGGCCATCATCATTTCCCCGAGAAACGGGACAAAGGGCATCAAGACAAACGAGGCGATCTCGAGGATCGATGATGCCACCTTGACGAAAGAATCCCAGAGGGCCCAGCGGGTGTTGCTGTCGACCGTGGCGGTGGCGACGGCAATGACCGCTGCATCATTGAGGATCTTGTTCAGTTTGCGTTGATAGAGGTGCTCCCATAGTTCTGTGGTGATGGGGGTGACGGCAAACTGCAGTTTGGGTTTGTCGATGGGAGTGTCCCGCCAGGCGGGCAGCTGGCTTCCCGCTTGCGGCTTATGCCATGTCACCTTGCTCAGGCGGCGGCTCAGCTCGGAGAAGAAATGCCCCCGTTGCTCATGGGCCACGAAACGGCTGAAAAAACGCTGGTAGTCGGTCGAGCGCAACTGGCGGGTCAGTTCTTTCATCATTTCGGTGGGCGAGGCGTATTCCTTGACGGGATGGTCAGGGTCATCCGGTACATAAGCCACCACCCTGGCCGATGCCCCTGCCTGTTCCAGATCCGGTGCGAAAACCACGATGCCCGTCAGTGTGGCCGACATCATCGTCAAGTCGTGGCTTCGCACCGCATGCCCGTTCAGTCGCATACCTTGCAAGCCGTCGAGCAGGCCGCCGATCAGGCGTAAATAGTCTTCGCCAAGATCTCCATTCATCCGCGCCATCCGCAATGCGGCCTGCAAGGCGGCTTTCTGACTTTCGTTAACCTTGTGTCGCAATACAGCCGCGGCGACCGGACTGGATATCGCCAGGTTCTCTTCAAGGTAGGTTTTGTAGCGGGCACCGATATCCAGTTCCCGGCACAGGCGGGTGAAGGCCGGGATGCTGATTTTGGCGTTGACCTGCGCCAGCGTCTCGAATTGCCCCGTCGGGGACGGTTTGGTGATAAAGGATGAACCGGTCTCGTAGGCACCTTCGCGGGTTTCCTTCTCTTCGAAGTTGTGCAGCGCCGCTTCCACCAACGATACCGTCCAGGTTCGGGTGCCGGTGGTGAGCGGGAAACCGGGTGTCGTCACGGGTATGTAGAGGCGCAGGAAGGTTTGCGTAACCTCCAGATCCACGCCAAATCGCTCCTTCAACGCCGCGGTGAGCAAAGGTATGGCAAAGGCGTTGGCGTTTTGCAGGTGTTCCAGTTTCTGATCGACAGCGTTCTGTGCCGTCATGTGGGTGGCGATGGCGGCTCTCAACTCATCGTGCTGCGCCCGCGGCGCGGTCTTGATCCTGTCGGTGACAGGGCGCCGGTTGTTCTTCAGCGCTTCGCGCCGGGCAGAAGAGGCCTTGCCAAGCCATTCGGGGATGGCATTCCTTAGCGGCTCATAGTGCGAGGCAGGATTTAGCGGTGCAGGGCCGTCTCCGTCCCGGGGTGTGACAACAGGCGGATGCCCGGTCGATGTTTGCATGGGGGTGAATCCTTGAACGTCTATAGAAACGCCAAGCAAATCAAAATGCGCAAAGCCAGGTGCGGTACATATGTATGGCAGGGACAGCTTCTCGAATTGATATGCTGCGGGCCTGCTGCAATTGCCGGCGACAGTTTAAACTGCGCCTTTGCGACCCTATTTGTCGCATTGCCGTAAACCCGGGCAAAACCTGTGTTCGCGCTATAAGAAGTTGTCGCTTGGCGGCAAGGCCGGGCTGAAAACTGTCCTTACAATCCCCTCATCGCTCGCCAGTTTCAGGCGAGCGTTCCTCTTCAGGAGACTCCGATGTCCGTTGAGCACGCTGCGGTAGAACGCGCCGATTTCGACCAGGTAATGGTTCCCAACTACGCGCCAGCCGCTTTCATTCCTGTGCGTGGCGCCGGTTCCCGTGTTTGGGACCAGTCTGGCCGCGAGCTGATCGACTTCGCCGGCGGGATTGCCGTTAACGTATTGGGCCATGCGCATCCGGCGCTGGTCGCTGCATTGACCGAGCAAGCGAACAAGCTGTGGCACGTGTCCAACGTGTTCACCAACGAGCCGGCCTTGCGCCTGGCCCATAAGCTGGTCGACGCCACGTTTGCCGAGCGTGTGTTCTTCTGCAACTCTGGCGCCGAAGCCAACGAGGCCGCCTTCAAGCTGGCCCGTCGTGTGGCCCATGACCGTTTCGGTACCGAGAAGTACGAAATCGTTGCCGCGCTCAACAGCTTTCACGGCCGTACCCTGTTCACCGTGAACGTTGGTGGCCAGTCGAAGTACTCTGACGGCTTCGGCCCGAAGATCACCGGCATCACCCACGTGCCTTACAATGATCTGGCCGCGCTGAAAGCCGCTGTTTCCGACAAGACGTGCGCGGTGGTTCTGGAGCCGATCCAGGGCGAAGGCGGCGTATTGCCGGCCGAGCTGTCTTACCTGCAAGGTGCTCGTGAACTGTGCGACGCGCATAACGCGTTGCTGGTTTTCGACGAAGTCCAGACCGGCATGGGCCGCAGCGGCAAGCTGTTCGCCTATCAGCATTACGGCGTGACCCCAGACATCCTGACCAGCGCCAAGAGCCTGGGCGGCGGTTTCCCGATTGCCGCGATGCTGACCACCGAAGATCTGGCCAAACACCTGGTCGTCGGTACCCACGGCACCACGTATGGCGGTAACCCGCTGGCGTGCGCTGTTGCTGAAGCGGTGATCGATGTGATCAACACGCCAGAAGTGCTGAACGGCGTCAATGCCAAGCACGACAAGTTCAAGACCCGCCTTGAGCAGATCGGCGAGAAGTATGGCCTCTTCACTGAAGTCCGCGGTCTGGGCCTGCTGCTCGGTTGCGTGCTGAGCGATGCCTGGAAAGGCAAGGCCAAAGACATCTTCAACGCCGCCGAGCGTGAAGGCCTGATGATTCTGCAAGCCGGCCCTGACGTGATTCGTTTCGCGCCAAGCCTGGTGGTTGAAGACGCCGATATCGATGCCGGTCTGGACCGCTTCGAACGCGCCGCGGCCAAGCTGACGCAAGCCTGATTCATACAGTGCTCCTCAGCGCCTATCGTAATAGATAGGCGTTGAGATTATTTCCTGTGCCGGGCCTGCCCGGCATTTTTTTCCCCGAGTTGGCGCAATTCGCCAACCTGATGTTAAGAAAGGAGTGACACCATGCTGGTGATGCGCCCCGCGCAAATGGCTGATCTGGGCGAGGTACAGCGTCTGGCTGCGGACAGCCCGATTGGTGTCACTTCCTTGCCGGATGACGTTGAACGCCTGAGCGACAAGATCGCCGCAAGCGAAGCCTCGTTTGCCGCCGAAGTCAGCTTCAACGGAGAAGAGAGCTATTTCTTCGTCCTCGAAGACACGGCCACCGGCAAGCTGGTCGGCTGTTCGGCCATCGTTGCCTCGGCCGGTTATTCCGAGCCGTTCTACAGCTTTCGTAACGAAACGTTCGTGCACGCCTCCCGCGAGCTGAAGATTCACAACAAGATCCACGTGCTCTCCCAGTGCCACGACCTGACCGGCAACAGCTTGCTGACCAGTTTCTACGTGAAGCCGGAGTTGGTGGGTTCGCCATGGGCCGAGCTCAATTCCCGTGGTCGCCTGTTGTTCGTGGCCAGCCATCCGGAGCGCTTTGCCGATTCGGTGGTGACCGAGATCGTCGGTTATAGCGACGAAAACGGCGACTCGCCGTTCTGGGATGCCATCGGTCGCAACTTCTTCGACCTCAACTACGCCGAAGCCGAGCGTCTGTGTGGCCTGAAAAGCCGCACATTCCTGGCCGAGCTGATGCCGCATTACCCGATCTACGTGCCGTTGCTGCCGGACTCCGCACAAGAGGCGATGGGCCAGGTGCACCCACGGGCGCAGATCACTTTCGACATCCTGATGCGCGAAGGCTTCGAGACCGATCACTACATCGACATTTTCGACGGTGGCCCGACTCTGCACGCCCGTGTCTCGGGGATCCGTTCGATCGCCCAGAGCCGTGTAGTGCCGGTGAAGATCGGTGAGCCGGTCAAAGGTGCCGGTCGTCAATATCTGGTGGCCAACGCCCAGTTGCAGGATTACCGCGCCGTTTTGCTTGAGCTCGATTACGCGCCGGGCAAACCCGTAACCCTGGATCTTGAAGCGGCCGAAGCCTTGGGCGTCGGTGAAGGTGCCAGCGTGCGCCTGGTGGCGGTTTAACGCCTGCTGCTATGCCTATAAAGAATGAATGCTTAGTAAAGCAGCGAGTTTCACGGGTGGCGTCAGCGGCCCGTTTGAGGAGATAGCATGATCGTTCGTCCCGTACGCAGCAGCGATTTACCCGCTCTGATCGACCTGGCCCGCAGCACCGGCACCGGCCTGACCACCTTGCCGGCCAACGAAGAGCGTCTGGCCCATCGGGTCGGCTGGGCCGAGAAGACCTTCCGCGGCGAAGCCGGGCGGGGCGATGCGGACTACCTGTTCGTGCTCGAAGACGACAACGGCCGCGTGGTGGGCATTTCCGCCATTGCTGGCGCCGTCGGCCTGCGTGAGCCCTGGTACAACTTCCGGGTCGGCCTGACGGTCAGCGCCTCGCAAGAACTGAACATCTACCGCGAAATTCCGACGCTGTTCCTGGCCAACGACCTGACCGGCAACTCTGAGCTGTGCTCGCTGTTCCTGCACGCCGATTTCCGCAGTGGCCTAAACGGCCGCATGCTGGCCAAGGCGCGGCTGCTGTTCATCGCCGAGTTCCCGCAATTGTTCGGCAACAAGATCATCGCCGAAATGCGCGGTGTGTCCGATGACGCCGGGCGTTCGCCGTTCTGGGAAAGCCTGGGTCGGCACTTCTTCAAGATGGAGTTCAGCCAGGCCGATTACCTCACTGGCGTGGGCAACAAGGCGTTCATCGCCGAACTAATGCCGAAATTCCCGCTGTACACCTGCTTCCTGTCGCCAGACGCGCGCAACGTGATCGGCCAGGTTCACCCGGATACCGAGCCGGCCCTGTCGATGCTCAAGAGTGAAGGTTTCAGCTATCAAGGCTACGTCGACATCTTCGATGCCGGCCCAGCGGTGGAATGCGAAACCACCAAGATCCGCGCAGTGCGTGACAGCCAGGCGCTGGTGCTGGCCATCGGCACCCCGGGTGACGATGCCACGCCGTTCCTGATTCATAACCGCAAGCGCGAAGACTGCCGGATCACTGCCGCACCAGCACGCTTCGCCGCCGGCACTTTGGTGGTCGATCCGCTGACCGCCAAACGTCTTCAACTCAACGCCGGCGATCAAGTGCGCGCCGTTCCGTTGTCCGCTGCTCGGGAGTCGAAATAATGAATTCGCTATACATCGCCGGTGAATGGCTGGCTGGCCAGGGCGAAAGCTTTCAATCGGTAAACCCGGTGACCCAGCAAGTGCTGTGGGCCGGCGAAGGTGCCACGGCCGGTCAGGTCGAGTCGGCTGTGCAAGCTGCGCGTCAGGCGTTCCCGGGCTGGGCCCGTCGTACCCTGGAAGAGCGCATCAGCGTGCTGGAAGCCTTTGCCGCTGCGTTGAAGAATCACGCTGACGAGCTGGCTCGCACCATCGGTGAAGAAACCGGCAAACCCCTGTGGGAAGCGGCGACTGAAGTCACCAGCATGGTCAACAAGATTGCGATCTCGGTGCAGAGCTACCGCGAACGCACCGGCGAGAAGAGCGGCCCGCTGGGTGACGCCACGGCGGTGTTGCGCCACAAACCTCACGGTGTGGTGGCAGTGTTTGGTCCTTACAACTTCCCCGGCCACTTGCCGAACGGTCACATCGTACCGGCGCTGCTGGCCGGTAACAGTGTGCTGTTCAAACCGAGTGAGCTGACCCCGAAAGTCGCTGAGCTGACGGTCAAGTGCTGGATCGAAGCCGGTCTGCCGGCTGGCGTGCTGAACCTGCTGCAAGGCGCTCGCGAAACCGGTATCGCCCTGGCGGCGAACCCGGGCATCGACGGTCTGTTCTTCACCGGTTCCAGCCGTACCGGCAATCACCTGCACCAGCAGTTTGCCGGTCGTCCGGACAAGATCCTCGCGCTGGAAATGGGCGGTAACAACCCGCTGGTGGTGGATCAGGTCGCGGACCTCGATGCCGCCGTTTACACCATCATTCAGTCGGCATTCATTTCTGCCGGTCAGCGATGCACTTGTGCCCGTCGCTTGCTGGTGCCGCAAGGAACCTGGGGCGATACGCTGCTGGCGCGTCTGGTGGCGGTCAGCTCGACGATTGAAGTCGGTGCGTTCGATCAGCAGCCAGCGCCGTTCATGGGCTCGGTGATTTCCCTCGGCGCTGCGAAAGCGCTGATGGATGCGCAAGAACATCTGCTGGCCAACGGCGCCGTGGCGCTGTTGGAAATGACTCAGCCCCAGGCCCAGGCAGCCTTGCTGACCCCAGGTATTCTGGACGTGACGGCGGTTGCCGATCGCCCGGACGAAGAGCTGTTCGGTCCGCTGCTGCAAGTGATCCGCTACGCTGATTTTGAAGCGGCGATCGCTGAAGCCAATGACACCGACTATGGTCTGGCAGCCGGACTGCTGTCGGATTCCGAAGCGCGTTATCAGCAGTTCTGGCTGGAAAGCCGCGCCGGTATCGTCAACTGGAACAAGCAGTTGACCGGTGCGGCAAGCAGCGCACCCTTCGGCGGTGTCGGCGCCTCGGGTAACCATCGCGCCAGCGCCTACTACGCCGCAGATTATTGCGCGTACCCGGTGGCCTCGCTGGAAACCCCGAGCCTGGTGTTGCCAGCGGCCCTGACGCCCGGCGTGAAAATGGCGTAACGCCCAATCGCGGGCAAGCCCGCTCCCACAAGGTCTGCGTGGAACACAAAATCTGTGAACACTGCTGAACCTGTGGGAGCGGGCTTGCCCGCGATGGCCGCGACACGGTCGCACTGAACAGTTAGTTACTGATGCCTAAAAAAACAGATTCTCGTGGAGCCTCGCTGATGAAATCCTATGAAGTCAATTTTGACGGTCTAGTGGGGCCGACCCATAACTACGGCGGCCTGTCCTACGGCAACGTCGCGTCCCAGAACAACAGCCAGCAGTCTTCGAACCCGAAGGAAGCCGCGCTGCAAGGCCTGGCGAAGATGAAAGCGCTGATGGAGATGGGCTTTCAGCAAGGCGTCTTGGCGCCACAAGAGCGTCCAGACGTAGCCGCACTGCGCCGCCTGGGTTTCAGCGGGACCGATGCTCAGGTGATTGAGCGCGCTGCCAAAGATGCCATGCCGCTGCTGGTTGCCAGTTGCTCGGCGTCGAGCATGTGGGTGGCCAACGCCGCCACAGTCAGCCCGAGCGCCGACACTGCGGATGGCCGTGTGCATTTCACTGCCGCCAACCTGAACTGCAAATACCATCGCAGCATCGAACACCCGACCACCAGCCGCGTACTGGGGGCAATGTTCGCCGATCAGAAGCACTTTGCTCACCACGCCGCTTTGCCGGCCGTGGCGCAGTTCGGTGACGAAGGCGCGGCCAACCACACCCGTTTCTGCCGTGACTACGGTGAAGCCGGCGTCGAGTTTTTTGTGTTCGGTCGCAGCGCGTTCGACACCCGTTACCCGAATCCGCAGAAGTACCCGGCACGCCAGACGCTCGAGGCGTCCCAGGCCGTCGCGCGTCTGCACGGTCTGAGCGATGACGGCGTGGTCTATGCCCAGCAGAACCCTTCGGTGATCGATCAGGGCGTGTTCCACAACGACGTTATCGCGGTGGGTAACGGCGAAGTGTTGTTCTATCACGAGGACGCCTTCCTCGACACCGAGCAGATGCTCGCTGAACTGCACGGCAAACTCGCAAAGGTCGGTGGGAAATTTCAGTCAATCTGCGTACCGCGTTCCGCGGTCACCGTTGAAGACGCTGTTCGTTCCTACCTGTTCAATAGCCAGCTGCTGTCGCGTCCTGACGGCTCGATGCTATTGATCGTGCCGGAAGAATGCCGTGGCAACGAGCGTGTCTGGCAGTACCTGCAAGGCCTGACCAGCTCTGGCGGCCTGATCCGCGAAGTGAAAGTTTTCGATCTCAAGCAGAGCATGCAGAACGGCGGTGGCCCGGCTTGCCTGCGGTTACGCGTCGCACTCAACGAAACCGAACTGGCGGCCGTCAACCAAGGGGTTATCATGACGGCACCGTTGTACGGCACATTGACCGAATGGGTCGACAAGCACTACCGCGACCGCATGACCGAAAACGATCTGGCGGACCCGCAATTGTTGCTTGAGTGCCGGACGGCACTGGATGAACTGACGCAAATCCTTAAACTGGGCGCGGTTTATCCATTCCAGATCAATTGAAAGTCGGCGCATGAATTGAATGCGCCGCGCTATCTCCAGACGAGAGCGTAAAACATGAGCGATACCCTGCAGCTGATCCTTGAAGATACCGACGGCACGCAACTGGAAACTTCCTGCACCCGCGTCGCGGTCATGTGGCAAGGCAAAGAGCTGTGGATCCAGCAGGACGGCCGCGGCCAGTTGCTGATCGGCGTGGACGTCGAAGAAGGTGACGCTGAATACGCCAACCTGCTGCTGCGCCCATTGGCGACTAATCTGGTAAGTCTGCAACTGGAGATGGAACCGGCCGACGTCGGTGATGATGAGGACCACGTACACGGCCCGGATTGCAATCACGACCACTAAGGAAACCGCTCTATGCTCGCCCTCGGCAAACTGCTTGAACTGACCCTCGCCGGCCGCGAACCGGCGGAGAAGACTCAACTGACTGTCGAAGGCGTGCGGATGCGCTGGTTGAGCGAAGGTGCGCTGGAAGTCCGGCCACCTGAAGCCCGCGACAATGGCCTGGACCTGCTGCTCTCAGCCGGCATCCATGGCAACGAAACAGCGCCGATCGAGCTGCTCGATCGCCTGTTGCATGACATCGCCCGCGGTGATTTGAAGCCGCGTGCACGTATTCTGTTCCTGTTCGGCAATCCCGAGGCTATCCGTCGCGGTGAGCGTTTCATCGAGCAGGATGTCAATCGGCTGTTCAACGGCCGGCACGAACAAACCAGCGGTTCCGAGGCCTTGCGCGCTTGTGAACTGGAGCGGCTGGCGGCAACTTTCTTCAGCCTGCCGGACCGCAATCGCCTGCATTACGATCTGCACACGGCGATCCGTGGCTCGAAAATCGAGCAGTTCGCCTTGTATCCCTGGAAAGAAGGTCGTCAGCATTCCCGCCAGGAGCTGGCTCGCCTGCGCGCCGCCGGCATGGAAGCGGTGCTGCTGCAGAACAAACCCTCCATCGTCTTCAGCTCCTACACCTACGACAAGCTCGATGCCGAGTCCTTCACCCTGGAGCTGGGCAAGGCCCGGCCGTTCGGGCAGAACGATGGGGTCAACGTTAGCCTTCTTGAAACCCGCCTGAAGCAGATCATCGAAGGCACGGAGCCGCCGATGACCGACGAAGGGCTGGATGGTTTGAAGTTGTTCAGCGTCGCACGGGAAGTCATCAAGCACAGCGATAGCTTCCGCCTGAACCTGCCGGCGGATATTGAAAACTTTTCGGAGTTGAAAGTGGGGTATGTGCTGGCCGAGGATATCGCCAATACCCGCTGGGTCATCGAAGAGAAGGGCGCCCGGATCATCTTCCCGAACCCCAAGGTCAAGAACGGCCTGCGCGCCGGCATCCTGATCGTGCCCACCACCGACGAAAACCTCGCCTGACTTTCGCGCAATGATCGTTCGCACGCTCCGCGTGGGAATGCAGCCCGGGACGCTCCGCGTCCCTGCCGAAGCGGACGCAGAGCGTCCATTTAGGCATTCCCACGCAGAGCATGGGAACGATCATACGACTAGACCGCGACTGCGCGTGGCTCACTGCGACGCAACGCCCGCATCTTGTGCAGCGTATCCGCGCAAGTCTTCGCCGCTTCCTGACCTTTATGCACGAAATGCTCGAAGAAGAACTTCTGGTGTTCTTCGCCGGCATGGAAGTGGTGCGGGGTCAAAACCACCGAGAACACCGGTACTTCAGTTTCCAGCTGAACCTGCATCAGGCCGCTGATCACCGACTGGGCGACGAATTCGTGGCGATAGATGCCGCCGTCAACCACCAGGCCCGCGGCGACGATGCCGGCATAACGGCCGGACTTGGCCAGCAGTTTGGCATGCAGCGGAATTTCAAAGGCGCCGCCGACTTCGAAGAAATCGATGTCTGACTCCTGATAACCCTGAGCAATCATTTCGGCGACGAAGCCTTTACGGCTCTGGTCGACGATTTCCTTGTGCCAACAGGCCTGGATGAACGCGACGCGCTCGCCCTGATGGTTTTTGCTTTTGCTATCGATTGCGGTGGGTTGCATGTTCTGACTCCTGTTTGTGTGAAAAACAGGGCGTTATGAATCGAATGGGATTTAAGGGTACGCACGCTCGCATAAGCGGCAGGCGGCCCTTTGGCGTTAATCCCGTTCTCTCTTCATCCGGACTATGACCGTCGGCCCCGGGATCACACCGGGTCTGCTGACCTTGTCGTCATCACAGCCATTGCCGTGCCTGCCGCCAAGCGCTCGCGGGCTATGCGCATTGCGCGCAATTACCGCCGGTGGGGAGTTGCACCCCGCCCTGAGAACGTTTTGCCGCCAGATTGTTTGGCGGCGAAGCGTTTTTAACACATATTTCTCACCTGTGCATTGCTGCTATCTGATGGTTGTTATCGACTTTTTCGTTGGCATAACCAGCCTTTTCCTGGAACAAGGCTTGATTATTCGCCGAGATGGCCGCAGTAATTCCATCCTGAAAGGGGATTTCCCTGCTTACCGAGGCCAGATTCATGAGCGTTATCGATCTTCGCAGCGACACCGTCACCCAACCGACCGCAGGGATGCTCGACGCGATGGCCAATGCGGCCACCGGTGACGACGTTTATGGTGAAGATCCGACGGTCAACCGTCTGGAAGCCGAGCTGGCAAAGCGACTGGGTTTTGCCCAGGCACTGTTTGTTCCGACGGGCACCATGAGCAACTTGCTGGGCCTGATGGCCCACTGCGATCGCGGTGATGAATACATTGTCGGTCAGCAGGCTCACACCTATAAATACGAGGGTGGCGGCGCTGCGGTGCTCGGTTCGATCCAGCCGCAGCCGCTGGAAGTGCAGGCCGATGGTTCGCTGGACCTGGCGCAGGTCGCCGCCGCGATTAAACCGGATGACTTCCACTTCGCCCGCACCCGTTTGCTGGCGCTGGAAAACACCATGCAGGGCAAGGTTCTGCCACTGGAATATCTGGCCCGGGCTCGCCATTTCACTCGTGAAAACGGTCTGGCGCTGCATCTGGATGGCGCACGACTCTACAACGCGGCGGTCAAGTTGGGTGTCGACGCCCGGGAGATCACTCAGCATTTCGATTCGGTTTCGGTCTGCCTGTCCAAAGGTCTGGGCGCGCCGATCGGTTCGGTGCTGTGTGGCTCGGTCGAGTTGATCGCCAAGGCTCGGCGTCTGCGCAAAATGGTTGGCGGCGGCATGCGTCAGGCCGGGATTCTCGCCGCGGCAGGGCTTTATGCGCTGGATAACAATATTCAGCGCTTGGCTGATGACCATGCCAATGCACAAATGCTGGCCGAAGGCCTGCGAACGGCGGGCTATGAGGTCGAGCCGGTGCAGACCAATATGGTTTACGTGCAGATGGGCGACAAGGCTGAAGCGATCAAGGCCTTCGCGGCGACGCGCGGGATCAAGCTCAGCGCTGCCGGTCGTCTGCGAATGGTCACGCACATGGACGTCAGTCGTGCGCAAATCGAGCAAGTCGTCGCCACATTTGCCGACTTTTCTCACAACTGACCGTGTTAGCCGTCCAATTGACTGTTTGTAACGTACAAACACACTGTACCTAGTCACTAACGCCGATATAATGCGGCCCTTTGCCGTCGCTTCGTCTGTTGACGTTTCGCACAGGCCTTTGGCCGCAGCCTCCGTGGAAGAACCTAATGAAAAGCGCAGAAATCCGTGAAGCCTTCCTTCGCTTCTTCGAAGAGCAAGGCCACACCCGTGTAGCCTCCAGCTCTTTGATTCCGGGCAACGACCCAACCCTGCTGTTCACTAACGCGGGGATGAACCAGTTCAAGGACTGCTTTCTGGGCCAGGAAAAGCGCGCGTACACCCGCGCTGTAAGCAGCCAGAAATGCGTGCGCGCCGGCGGCAAGCACAACGACCTGGAAAACGTCGGTTATACCGCCCGTCACCACACCTTCTTCGAAATGCTGGGTAACTTCAGCTTCGGTGATTATTTCAAGCGTGACGCCATCACCTACGCCTGGAACTTCCTGACCTCCGAAAAGTGGCTGAACCTGCCGAAAGAAAAGCTCTGGGTCACCGTCTACGCCAGCGATGACGAGGCGTACGACATCTGGACCAAAGACATCGGTGTGCCAGCCGAGCGCATGGTTCGCATCGGCGACAACAAGGGCGCGCCATACGCGTCCGACAACTTCTGGACCATGGGCGATACCGGCCCGTGCGGCCCGTGCACAGAGATTTTCTATGATCACGGCGCCGACATCTGGGGTGGCCCACCAGGCTCGCCGGAAGAAGACGGTGACCGTTACATCGAGATCTGGAACAACGTATTCATGCAGTTCAACCGCACCGCCGATGGCGTGTTGCACCCGTTGCCAGCGCCGTCGGTGGACACCGGCATGGGCCTGGAGCGGATCAGTGCCGTGCTGCAGCACGTTCACTCGAACTATGAAATCGACCTGTTCCAGAGCCTGCTGAGCGCATCGGCCAAAGCCATCGGTTGCACCAACGACGCTCAGGCGTCGCTGAAAGTCGTGGCTGACCACATTCGTTCGTGCGGCTTCCTGATTGCCGACGGCGTGCTGCCGTCCAACGAAGGTCGCGGTTATGTGCTACGCCGGATCATTCGTCGCGCCTGCCGTCACGGCAACAAGCTGGGCGCCAAGGGCAGCTTCTTCTACCAGATCGTTGCGGCGTTGGTCGCCGAGATGGGCGAAGCG is a genomic window containing:
- the astE gene encoding succinylglutamate desuccinylase, producing MLALGKLLELTLAGREPAEKTQLTVEGVRMRWLSEGALEVRPPEARDNGLDLLLSAGIHGNETAPIELLDRLLHDIARGDLKPRARILFLFGNPEAIRRGERFIEQDVNRLFNGRHEQTSGSEALRACELERLAATFFSLPDRNRLHYDLHTAIRGSKIEQFALYPWKEGRQHSRQELARLRAAGMEAVLLQNKPSIVFSSYTYDKLDAESFTLELGKARPFGQNDGVNVSLLETRLKQIIEGTEPPMTDEGLDGLKLFSVAREVIKHSDSFRLNLPADIENFSELKVGYVLAEDIANTRWVIEEKGARIIFPNPKVKNGLRAGILIVPTTDENLA
- a CDS encoding 6,7-dimethyl-8-ribityllumazine synthase; this translates as MQPTAIDSKSKNHQGERVAFIQACWHKEIVDQSRKGFVAEMIAQGYQESDIDFFEVGGAFEIPLHAKLLAKSGRYAGIVAAGLVVDGGIYRHEFVAQSVISGLMQVQLETEVPVFSVVLTPHHFHAGEEHQKFFFEHFVHKGQEAAKTCADTLHKMRALRRSEPRAVAV
- the ltaE gene encoding low-specificity L-threonine aldolase; translation: MSVIDLRSDTVTQPTAGMLDAMANAATGDDVYGEDPTVNRLEAELAKRLGFAQALFVPTGTMSNLLGLMAHCDRGDEYIVGQQAHTYKYEGGGAAVLGSIQPQPLEVQADGSLDLAQVAAAIKPDDFHFARTRLLALENTMQGKVLPLEYLARARHFTRENGLALHLDGARLYNAAVKLGVDAREITQHFDSVSVCLSKGLGAPIGSVLCGSVELIAKARRLRKMVGGGMRQAGILAAAGLYALDNNIQRLADDHANAQMLAEGLRTAGYEVEPVQTNMVYVQMGDKAEAIKAFAATRGIKLSAAGRLRMVTHMDVSRAQIEQVVATFADFSHN